A single window of Lepisosteus oculatus isolate fLepOcu1 chromosome 29, fLepOcu1.hap2, whole genome shotgun sequence DNA harbors:
- the LOC102686644 gene encoding granzyme B-like encodes MVTLCSLVALVAFSAIQGVSGEKVIGGAVAKPHSRPYMVYLIINRSDHHTSCGGFLIREDFVLTAAHCDGNKLTALLGAQNVLQNEETQQIIGVEKSFPHPLYNNGTYDIMLLKLKKKARLGVAVGLIPVPWRRVPPGTVCSVAGWGAVDREGRNASPELQEVNVTVLSDKQCRKRWGDQYDETKICGGMPDHGVCKGDSGGPLVCEEKAYGIVSRGGELCEEMPTIYTKISVYEPWINETLAQN; translated from the exons GTGTCTCTGGAGAGAAGGTCATTGGAGGAGCTGTAGCCAAACCCCACAGCCGGCCCTACATGGTTTACTTAATAATAAACAGAAGTGATCATCATACAAGCTGTGGAGGCTTTCTGATCAGAGAAGACTTCGTCCTGACGGCAGCACACTGTGATGGAAA CAAACTCACTGCACTCCTTGGGGCTCAAAACGTCCTTCAAAATGAGGAGACGCAGCAGATCATAGGTGTGGAGAAGTCCTTTCCCCACCCCCTTTACAACAACGGGACCTATGACATCATGCTGCTGAAG CTGAAGAAGAAGGCCAGACTCGGGGTGGCCGTGGGCCTGATTCCTGTGCCGTGGAGACGGGTGCCCCCCGGGACTGTGTGCTCAGTGGCGGGATGGGGGGCTGTGGACAGGGAGGGGAGAAATGCATCTCCCGAACTCCAGGAGGTTAATGTGACTGTGCTGAGTGACAAGCAGTGCAGGAAGAGGTGGGGAGATCAGTACGATGAGACGAAGATCTGTGGGGGCATGCCTGACCATGGAGTGTGTAAG GGGGACTCTGGGGGACCCCTGGTCTGTGAAGAGAAGGCATATGGCATCGTCTCTAGAGGAGGCGAGCTCTGTGAAGAGATGCCCACTATCTACACCAAGATCTCTGTGTACGAGCCCTGGATCAATGAGACACTGGCGCAGAACTGA
- the LOC102686851 gene encoding granzyme B(G,H)-like — MKVVSVAVVWALSIYLAGGAQIIGGREATPHSRPYMAYLSMVRGTKCVSCGGFLVRNDFIMTAAHCSSDNITAILGAHNMVQDENSQQIIPVAKSFPFPDFCPRELDNDIMLLKLRWNATLNSAVGVLPLPKKVRDVRVGRSCSVAGWGAMDTEGEKPSPTLQEVNVTVVRRLCAQTWGRQFNEYKVCAAGPLKGGCSGDSGAPLVCRGVAIGILSFGGKPCGYFPSVFTKVAMYLDWARDVLANN; from the exons ATGAAAGTTGTCTCTGTGGCTGTGGTTTGGGCTCTCTCCATTTATCTTGCAG GGGGGGCGCAGATCATCGGGGGGCGTGAGGCGACCCCCCACAGTCGCCCCTACATGGCCTACCTGTCCATGGTGAGGGGCACGAAGTGTGTCAGCTGCGGGGGGTTCCTTGTCCGCAACGACTTCATCATGACCGCAGCCCACTGCAGTTCAGA CAACATAACTGCAATTCTGGGGGCTCACAATATGGTTCAGGATGAGAACTCTCAGCAGATCATCCCCGTGGCCAAATCCTTTCCCTTCCCCGACTTCTGCCCCCGGGAGCTGGACAATGACATCATGCTTCTGAAG CTGAGGTGGAACGCCACCCTCAACAGCGCGGTGGGGGTCCTGCCCCTCCCCAAGAAAGTCCGGGACGTCCGGGTGGGCAGGTCCTGCTCTGTGGCAGGCTGGGGAGCGATGGACACCGAGGGGGAGAAGCCGTCCCCTACCCTGCAGGAGGTCAACGTCACCGTGGTGAGGAGACTCTGCGCCCAGACCTGGGGGCGACAGTTCAACGAGTACAAGGTCTGCGCCGCTGGACCCCTGAAAGGCGGCTGCTCG GGGGATTCTGGAGCCCCGCTGGTGTGCAGAGGCGTGGCGATTGGCATCCTGTCTTTCGGGGGAAAGCCCTGCGGATATTTCCCCAGCGTCTTCACCAAAGTCGCCATGTACCTGGACTGGGCCAGAGACGTGTTGGCCAACAACTGA
- the LOC102687051 gene encoding granzyme B(G,H)-like, translating to MRFQPESRRTAQTPSMVTLCVLVMLTLVSALAGVSGDEIIGGHEVSKHSRPYMAYLLIGRERRKTSCGGFLIRDDFIMTAAHCKGLTYTVLLGAHNIVEDEATQQVIPVEKAIPHPNYTNINYQNDIMMLKLQKKARLSHEVNLIPLPADQSSVGAGAECCVAGWGSVNKKGRKLSNTLLEVTVTVKSLQACRDHWGEEFNEMKICAGVPERGVCKGDSGGPLVCNGVAHGVVSYGSKPCEKKPSVYTNISAFIPWIKDILGKN from the exons ATGAGATTTCAACCCGAAAGCAGACGCACAGCCCAGACTCCCAGCATGGTGACTCTGTGCGTCCTTGTGATGCTCACCCTGGTTTCTGCACTCGCAG GTGTCTCTGGTGACGAGATCATCGGAGGACATGAAGTCAGCAAGCACAGCCGCCCCTACATGGCCTACCTGCTGATTGGCAGAGAGCGCAGAAAAACCAGCTGTGGAGGGTTTCTGATCCGTGATGACTTTATTATGACTGCGGCGCACTGCAAAGGACT CACCTACACTGTTTTGCTTGGAGCCCACAACATCGTTGAGGATGAAGCCACACAGCAGGTCATACCTGTAGAGAAGGCCATTCCTCACCCCAATTACACGAACATTAACTACCAAAACGACATCATGATGCTGAAG CTGCAGAAGAAGGCGCGCCTGAGCCATGAGGTGAACCTGATTCCCCTGCCGGCCGATCAGAGCAGCGTGGGGGCAGGAGCAGAGTGCTGCGTGGCTGGGTGGGGTTCAGTCAACAAGAAAGGACGCAAGCTCTCTAACACACTGCTGGAGGTGACCGTGACTGTGAAGAGCCTGCAGGCCTGCAGGGACCACTGGGGAGAAGAGTTCAATGAGATGAAGATCTGTGCTGGCGTTCCTGAGCGTGGCGTTTGTAAG GGGGATTCTGGGGGACCCCTAGTCTGCAATGGGGTGGCACATGGTGTCGTCTCCTATGGCAGCAAGCCTTGTGAAAAGAAGCCCAGTGTCTATACCAACATCTCTGCCTTCATCCCGTGGATTAAAGACATCCTGGGCAAAAACTGA
- the LOC102687250 gene encoding granzyme B-like, which yields MEILYTLLAFGVTSALAVFSGEVAQPHSRPYMAYVIISRADRHTSCLGFLIRRDFILTAASCGGTKLTALLGAHNILQDEETQQVIGVEKSFPHPLYNNGTYDIMLLKLKKKARLGEAVGLIPVPWRRVPPGTVCSVAGWGAVDREGRNSSPELRETQVTVLSDEECRKEWEETFDETKICGGIPDRGICRGDSGGPLVCEGMAHGIISQGSIPCEEKPTIYTKISVYEPWIRETLEQN from the exons ATGGAGATTCTCTACACACTTCTGGCTTTCGGTGTAACTTCTGCTCTTGCAG TGTTTTCTGGCGAAGTCGCCCAGCCTCACAGCAGACCCTACATGGCCTATGTGATAATATCCAGAGCCGACCGTCACACTAGCTGTTTGGGCTTTCTGATTCGGAGAGACTTCATCCTGACTGCAGCAAGCTGTGGAGGAAC CAAACTCACTGCACTCCTTGGGGCTCACAACATCCTTCAAGATGAGGAGACCCAGCAGGTCATAGGTGTGGAGAAGTCCTTTCCTCACCCCCTTTACAACAACGGGACCTATGACATCATGCTGCTGAAG CTGAAGAAGAAGGCCAGACTCGGGGAGGCCGTGGGCCTGATTCCTGTGCCGTGGAGACGGGTGCCCCCCGGGACCGTGTGCTCGGTGGCGGGATGGGGGGCTGTGGACAGGGAGGGGAGAAACAGCTCTCCCGAGCTCCGGGAGACGCAAGTGACGGTGCTGAGCGACGAGGAGTGCAGGAAAGAGTGGGAGGAGACCTTCGACGAGACCAAGATCTGTGGAGGCATCCCTGACCGTGGAATCTGCAGG GGGGACTCTGGGGGACCCCTGGTCTGTGAAGGAATGGCACATGGCATCATTTCTCAGGGTAGCATACCCTGTGAAGAGAAGCCCACCATCTACACCAAGATTTCCGTGTACGAGCCCTGGATCAGAGAGACACTGGAGCAGAACTGA